A portion of the Zymoseptoria tritici IPO323 chromosome 8, whole genome shotgun sequence genome contains these proteins:
- the HAG2401 gene encoding elongator complex protein 3 (RNA polymerase II elongator complex, subunit), whose protein sequence is MRACADVANWLVEDFERSQQSGEKPKDVNLNSLRSQMAKKHFLSRQPPLTDIIAAVPEQHKKYILPKLIAKPVRSASGIAVVAVMCKPHRCPHIAYTGNICVYCPGGPDSDFEYSTQSYTGYEPTSMRAIRARYDPFEQARGRVDQIRNMGHSVDKVEYIIMGGTFMSLSPKYREEFISQLHNALSGYQTNDVDEAVMAGEQSTTKCIGITIETRPDYCLPPHLTDMLRYGCTRLEVGVQSLYEDVARDTNRGHTVKAVCETFCQAKDAGFKVVSHMMPDLPNVGLERDLFQFQEYFANPAFRTDGLKIYPTLVIRGTGLYELWRTGRYKNYTPNVLIDIVARILALIPPWTRIYRVQRDIPMPLVTSGVENGNLRELALARMKDFGTTCRDVRTREVGINEVKHKIRPNQVELVRRDYVANGGWETFLAYEDPKQDILIALLRLRKCSEKYTYREELIGQPSSLVRELHVYGSAVPIHERVKGKSQHQGYGTLLMEEAARIARDEHGSRKISVISGVGVRGYYKRLGYWLDGPYMSKWLDAEAEDSDDD, encoded by the coding sequence ATGCGAGCATGTGCCGATGTAGCGAACTGGCTGGTCGAAGATTTCGAGAGGTCGCAACAGAGTGGAGAGAAACCAAAGGACGTCAACCTGAACTCTCTGCGCAGTCAGATGGCAAAGAAGCACTTCCTCTCACGACAACCGCCTTTGACAGACATCATCGCTGCGGTACCCGAACAGCACAAGAAGTACATTCTTCCAAAGTTGATCGCGAAGCCAGTGAGGAGTGCCAGTGGTATCGCGGTCGTAGCTGTGATGTGCAAGCCGCATAGATGTCCACACATCGCATACACAGGCAACATTTGCGTGTACTGTCCGGGCGGACCGGATTCAGACTTCGAATACAGCACACAATCATACACAGGATACGAGCCGACAAGTATGAGAGCCATCAGAGCCCGATACGATCCGTTTGAACAAGCTCGAGGACGAGTAGACCAGATTCGCAATATGGGACACAGTGTGGACAAGGTGGAGTACATTATCATGGGAGGGACATTCATGTCCCTGTCTCCCAAGTATCGTGAGGAGTTCATCTCTCAACTACACAACGCCCTATCTGGATACCAAACGAATGATGTGGACGAAGCTGTCATGGCGGGCGAGCAAAGTACAACGAAGTGTATTGGAATCACAATCGAAACACGACCGGACTACTGTCTACCGCCACATCTTACAGACATGCTTCGTTATGGCTGCACGCGTTTGGAAGTCGGTGTTCAGTCGCTGTACGAGGATGTCGCTAGGGACACGAATCGAGGACACACCGTGAAGGCCGTCTGTGAGACGTTCTGTCAGGCAAAGGACGCTGGATTCAAGGTCGTCTCACACATGATGCCAGATCTTCCCAATGTTGGCCTCGAACGCGACCTTTTCCAGTTCCAAGAATACTTCGCCAACCCAGCTTTCCGTACTGACGGTCTGAAGATCTACCCAACACTGGTCATTCGAGGCACAGGACTGTATGAGCTGTGGCGAACAGGTCGATACAAGAACTACACACCCAACGTGCTCATCGATATTGTGGCACGCATTTTGGCACTCATCCCACCTTGGACGAGAATCTACCGTGTACAGCGTGACATTCCAATGCCGCTTGTCACATCAGGAGTCGAGAATGGCAATCTGCGAGAACTGGCGCTGGCTAGAATGAAGGACTTTGGTACCACATGCCGTGACGTACGGACTCGCGAAGTAGGCATCAACGAAGTGAAGCACAAGATCCGGCCGAACCAGGTCGAGCTCGTACGGAGGGACTACGTTGCGAACGGAGGCTGGGAGACTTTCCTGGCGTACGAGGATCCAAAGCAGGACATCCTGATTGCGCTACTGCGGTTGCGAAAATGCAGCGAGAAGTACACATATCGGGAGGAGCTGATCGGCCAGCCATCGAGTCTGGTCCGCGAACTTCACGTCTATGGCTCTGCTGTGCCGATTCACGAGCGTGTAAAGGGCAAGTCGCAGCATCAGGGCTACGGCACTTTGCTCATGGAGGAGGCTGCGCGGATCGCCAGAGACGAGCATGGATCGAGAAAGATTTCAGTCATCTCAGGCGTTGGCGTGCGAGGTTACTACAAGCGGTTGGGCTATTGGCTCGACGGACCATACATGAGCAAATGGCTGGATGCTGAAGCGgaggacagcgacgacgattgA